ccACTGGCAGTGTTCATGCATATGAGAATCTAAATCATGGTGGCtccattacaaataaaaaataacaccgTTCCTGCCACACAAACCGAGAAAGCTACAAACTACATATAAGATATTcacaaaacacaattaaaacacCACTTTTTGACTCAAACGTTAACAGTCCCGTTAGCCTTGGTCGACAGCTCCCATATGAAAGGGATACTTTTCAGTTTAAATTTTTACACATAGAAACaacttgtctttttttccatccatccattttcagccgcctccccagggaggcgtccaggaagCATccatagatgcccgagccacctcatctggctcctctcctctttctgtttcattgagaaaaaaaattgATTGCATATGTTCTGCAAGTCAGTCACTCAAGGCACAATGGCCACAAGATGTCAGTATTTCtctggctttgtgtgtgtgataataaaTTCATAGCTTATTGGCAAGCAATATGTTTGTAAATATGTGTAATACGCAAATGAGAAATTAACTGCTATTAAGTGAGagtacaaaaaagaaatgtgacgACAGCTTACCGGAGCAGAGGAGATTAGTGGGAAGATGGTGATACCGGCGGTAAGTGTGCTTGCCACATCCGTTACCATGGTGACAATGATGCATGAGACGATGATCACAGCTCCGAGACTGGCAGATCATCCCAGCAGTGGCGGCAGATTAGCCGCCCCAAAGATGAGCATTCATCACGATGTCGTCATGAATCCTGACCAATCAGGGTGCATGTTGTAAACCTTGTCATTGTACATTTACGTCTGGCTCATGACTGATTAAAGGTTCAGTTCACCCAAACAAGCACGAGTCTCACTTTCAAGCTTCCTCGTAATATTTATTCATGCTTTTTGACACAAGCAATTAATAGCTTCACAGTTTCTGAAAATACTTTCCTCATCGCTGTTCGCAGCAAAAACAGGTTGAACAGGTTGAGACACGACAGACACTAATGACACGTTTTGAGGAAACATGGTCCGTATTTGAAATGCTATCTCCAGTCCACTGCTATGACAAAGAGGTGAACAGGAAAAGAGGAATTATAGCAGAGCCATGTTGTTCTTTCACTGACCATATTGTGAAtggcacttcctgtttctgaacGTCAGTGTTGCTGCATTGTAAGCTTGTCTTTCTGCATTATCTCTGGCGTGGgaacacaacacagagagaagTTGAAAAGGGGCAGCAGGATGCCTGCCAGCAGGAAGGGAGGACGGCTCAGACCAGCATGTGGGCGCTACAACCAAACTATCCCATGTGTACACTCTAAACTGCTGTCCAAGGGCATTCGGTGAAGTTCACTGAGTGCAGGGTCACTGAGTGCAAAAGTGCAACGTGATCTTCTCCAGAGAAAGCCAAGCTATGGATCAGGGCTGACCCATCAGACACTTTACTAAAACGTCAGAACCCAGGTCCCACCAACGTTCGCCCTGCCTGCCTGTGCAGTGAAGCTTTTGCCTAACGTTTTGATTTGCAATTAAACATCTTAACTTCTGAGTCTGTTTCTGGGTCCGCAATCCTCCCCAACCTCACCGGCCCTGACATGCGGACAAGTTGTTGGTGTGTCCATTTCACGGGGATGAAGCCGGATaatccagagagaacccacgcaaaaAATAAAGTTACCATGGCTGACTGGAAGAACTGTGACAAAGATCGTGTGAAATGCCTCTTGGTGAAACCATCTCAGGGATGTCTTGTTGGGACAAATTAGGGGATCTGAGTAATGTTGACCGGGCacataaaaggaaatgaatAGGTGAGCGCATGTGCAAGATTAAGTTGCCCGGGCAGGGAAGCTGTGCAGGAAACCTGATGTTAAACTAATGTTTtcagacatttttgttttgtgtaacGTGAAAGATGTCGTTCAGACCGAGCAAATCACCACACAAAACTTTATCTGCATCGAAGCCTTCCTCAACGGGTCAGAACACGTGAAAAACGTTTCATCTGTGACTGTGGATTTGGAACGATTCAAACGTGAAGTACGTGAAGACCTGGTTGATGCAACGAAAATGCAGGTTCGAGCTCTGCTTGAAAGTGAATTGGGAGAGGAGAGACTGCAAATGCTGACACgaaggaaagaaaatgcacatttttCAATAGTTGTATTgaacaaatgtttaaattgAATTTCACTCTGATAACCGGATATCTCAGGAGTGTGTTGTTTTAATACACTGATACAATTAACTGGATCACTAAACACAAGCAAACCGGACACATAAGAATCGGAATTCACATCCATAAGACGCGCTTATACGTGGAGATGCTGCTTGGCCTTCCTCACCACGGCCCTGGTATTCGCTTTCCCAGAAAGGTTCCAAATAATCCAACCTTCTTTTCCAGATGGGTTAGTTACCCAACGCAGCAGCTGGCTGAGAGGACAGGTACTTAACGAAAACAGAGGACTCGCTGAAGTGGCGGTGAGCCCAAATGTGCTTTTTCTCAATGATGTCGATGAATGCTGCATCatagacctgaacacacaaacagaagcgCGACGCTCAGCTTGAGGAACAGCGCGGATCTGCACGCGTGATGTTAGTGTAAATGTCCATACCTGGTGGACGTCATCAATCGTCATGTGAGCTAAACTCTCTTCTTTGGACAGTAGGATACAGTTCCATGGGCTCCAGTCTCTCTGACTGTCCCAGCGTGCAAACACAAGGTCGTCAGGGTCGCTGCTGCCATTGAGGGCTGAGCGCGATGCCCAGACCGCCTCCACCAGGTACTTCATATCCTCCgcctgagggagagagagcatacATGTAAACATCTTGGTTGAGGCATCGTAATTATATAAAAGCATCCAAGCAATCAGTGCAGAAGACAGGAAGAGTCTTCCACATTAAGACTGGAGCACTGGAGTAAAGGCGATCATTCAAACTGATCACAGTCGACAAACCTTCAGCAGAAAAGGAACCTTGGCTTCCGCGTTGAGCCGCAGCTCCTCAGCGCGCAGCCTCTTCAGAATGTTCTTGTACCAGTAAAAGTCATTCCGGGTGTGAGCCATGTTTTTGAGTTTCTCACAGTTGTTGCATTGACTGCCAGCCAAAGTTTTGAAGTTGCTCAAGTGAAGGTAGCGATTACAATACCGGCAGAGGAACATCTTGTTTTTCAGTTTGGATGGATCCTGGGGAACCTGGGGGGAGATTTTTTACGTGGAGATATTACTTTGTGAGCTCAGTGTCCAAAGGAACTTAGGCTAGCAAGGTTTTTTGCTTACCTTCAGCAGTTTGGCCACCTCAGGGTTAAAAGCAGGTGTTTTGATGAATTGGAGCAATAAGGTGGAGATCCTCTTTCTCAGTCCGCCCAAAGTTTTAGTCTTCACTCGAGGCATCAGGTCCACCTCCCTGTCAATCAAATCCACTATTTCCCGTGTTAGCGGACAGCTGTACTCCTGTCAAAAGATAAATGAGTGGATTAAAAACATCACGTCACCAGCAATAACAGGCATGCTAATGTTATTGTGACAACAGCCAATCAACTACTCTGTGTACCAAGCATATACCTCTGAGGACTGCCATCATCGCTTTTTTTGTCCTAATTTGTTCTTGATCTGCTTTTAATATTGTTTCTTGTATGATTTCCAAATGAAACAGAATGTTCTGTCCTCAAAAAGACAGTCACAATTGtttcatttgatctttttttatcttttaaaatCCAACAAACTTCTTGTCATTTTGAGCATTTGTATGATGGCAGAGAAAGATTCTGTCTGACAGAGACCCTATGAAAACTGCGTCCGTCTCTATTGCCTCCTCCTGGCAACTTTTACCATGAATAGTTTCACCGGTCACTAACTAGTACGTGTTAGAATCTGGACAGTAATATTACATTGCATTGTACGGCATTGTACAACTCTTTTGTAAGGCAAACTCAATTTTTCACTGCTTAATTATAACACATACTCTTACAAGCTGGTCAAAACAATTCTATTTACcgcttttttaaaaataaataaatacaattcatattatgcagaattgagttcagccatTTGGTCcagccctccagaatattttctgtttcttgtgtggccccatggaaacaataattgcccacccctggtctaaaccATTTCTGTTGTGAGCTGTGTACAGTACGTATAAAAGAGTAGTACTGTACCATGACAGTGTGTTTGAGTGCCACTAGGATGCTACGTCTCTGctcccgggtgacagtcaacaGGTTGACGTTGGTGTACAGATCTCGCAGCTCTCTGGCTCTCATGGTGTTTTGGGTTTCCATCTCAATCGGTTGACCGTCGGCTGCTCTTTGCCACCTAATAGGAGCTGCCAACTGAAACACCGTCGCGCTGCTAGAACCACTGCTGGTGTTCAAAGTGCTACAAATAACACTAATTACGCTGCTGTTATTACAAAAAGGGACGTCACAGCCGAAGGAGCAACGTCGTCATTTGTTGCACCGAACAAAATTACAATTTGAAGGAAATCTGTTGTGTCTCGGTTAGGTTAGAAAGAATtagcacacacaacaaacagtacagagtaaaaacaaatacacaactaTACAAAAAGAGGACACCCCAGACACAATGCAAAACAAAAGTAGATACAATtctaaatatatgtatataacaCAAGggcaaatatacatatatataaatgcatagATGAAGAGAGACATCAGTGATCTCGAACCTTGTCCAAGACATTCTTGACAACTTTGTCATGGTTGTTTCTCTGGATGCCGATCTGCTGACGTTCGAGGGCCGCGATGAtctgcatctcctcctccatcagcaaGCAGAGAGCTGCCTTCCTCTCAGCGCCACGCAGCGTTGAGTTGAtccgctcctcttcttcacgtCGCCACGCTGAAACGCGTTCAGTCGGTGCGTCACCGCAGTGTGAGAAAACAGGCATTGGCAACTCATTACTTTATGTTTCAAGTTATTGGGCAGTATTTCCCCATTGTTAGTAATATAATaacaatcattttcatttgcacTACAAAAAAAACGTTACCCAAGACAATGAACTAAAGCAGTATTGATATTTAGTTAATTTAAATGATGCAACCACATCCTGCCTACTCTCGAGAGTGTGGTATCGCAGATCAAAGTCCTCGTTCGTCTTAGGGTCCATCCAGCGTTGGTGACGGTCTCCCatcatctcctccctctcctccactctcctcctcttctgtgcCTCCTGCCATGCTATAAACTGGTCCCGTTGCCTCTTCAGCTGGTTCACCTCCTTGCAGGCCAGCCAGCGGCGAACAAATGACTGCAACTGGATTACCTGGATGAGTGACAGGAGACAAACTGATCAcaaacaaactccacacagaaaaagcCCCAGGTGCGATTGAACCAAGGAATTTATTGCTCTAAGGCAACAGCGCTGTTTCCTTTTGTTAATTCTGATTCTAGCTGTTGTTCTCACCGGTAAACACCAAACCAGGTGGTATCATTACAACATGGAAGTGCATGCAAGCACCAAGAGCACCCATTCAGCTGAatatgacatttacatttttattgtacttcctgttttattgtaCTCCAGCTATAATAAGTGCTGTGTCATTATATTGCCGctattaaaataatgtttaataaCTCTTTTGTCTTCAGAATTTTCTAACGACCTTATATGGTTAAGTTGCTGCTTTTAAAGGCGACGTATTATACCTCTTTGTCAGGCacgaaatatctgtgccagtctttggtcaaaatagcaaacagatgctgcaggacagcgtccgtcatctctgtctcaaaccgctccaaacccggaagcaaaagtacgttcatggcgagtgcacgctaccatggtaacccgcgAGTCCTGACTCAACCAATCCCGTTAACCAAGGCATTCCACAAGGATCAGTTATCCTGCCTTTAAATTCCTACATGGCCTCggctgctctctgtctcccatTATGCAGCTGCAAGGAGGAAAAACTGCCACATAGATCATGAATTATCTTTTTATGGTTGATGAAATAACtgcaatttatatatatttatttaaaaaaagaagccctCCTttatagtcacacacacacacacacacacacacagagcgttCACCCACTGCTCTCAGCCGCCTGCCATGATATTCATCAGCAGTGATGTAGTTGCTTGTGATGGAGAGCAGCCTGTCATTCCTACAGGAGACGTGGCAGCCGATGACCTTCGTCTGGGTGGAGACGTCAGCTGGACTCTGCTGGGCCTGAGACTTCACCTTTACTGTCTGACAGACACGGGGataagggaaaaaaaatgctGAGTGGATTTCATAGAACAGGGGACACATTCCTTTCCCGTTGAGAAATGTGTCATGTTTTCAAGAATTAGAAATgtgggtattttttttatttcgtttcatttactgcagaaaaaaaactcaGAGGTGTTGGatcatcaaatatctggtacaaacaaaaaaaatactgtgtactgagcttttcacaggaGGCCAGTTTTTGActaaataatttaaagaaagaaatatcacaggtgttttttattttttggctggtgGTGTACATTAAATAATCTTAACTCTTTAGCTCCTCACCCATCTCAAATGGAGGAATGTGAGCTGGCTGAGCTTTTCCTTGTCACTGACCACTGACCTCTGGAAGGAAGGAATTGACCTGAGGGAGTTATTATGTTTTAATAAGTATACTCTAAACGCTGTGGTGTTATTATGAGCCCTGATTCCGTCTGAGGAGAGCTCGTCTCCCTGCCCTTTATATTATGGATGAGCTGTATAATACAGTGAAACAGGGTAGTAGTGAGTACAGCTcaggctgcaggctgcaggtTATTAATGTTGCTTCATCGTGAGCTGCTGTGGAACAGTTCCCTGTTTGTATGCTTGTGGTACAGATTGATGATCCTTGAGTAGtga
The sequence above is drawn from the Brachionichthys hirsutus isolate HB-005 chromosome 5, CSIRO-AGI_Bhir_v1, whole genome shotgun sequence genome and encodes:
- the iqub gene encoding IQ motif and ubiquitin-like domain-containing protein; its protein translation is MDQTESKPQVGVSAVKQPPEGDGWPGRDGEQANVERPTATGEAETPADLPDDAEQLQAKENDGNSTATVKMALEPQGHVMTKAFAIGLSIRDLKHQLASELRVPPEVLQICLDGRVAEEQQSLMELGIQPHSSTRMEMSSTDPIAHPLRPLHRAVHDNMPDVITVRVRTDDGEFREAVVEIERPRQRKAFLGGYRNKLTGVEHHHASVQTLPKKRPDRGVGAFSRTTQTVKVKSQAQQSPADVSTQTKVIGCHVSCRNDRLLSITSNYITADEYHGRRLRAVIQLQSFVRRWLACKEVNQLKRQRDQFIAWQEAQKRRRVEEREEMMGDRHQRWMDPKTNEDFDLRYHTLETWRREEEERINSTLRGAERKAALCLLMEEEMQIIAALERQQIGIQRNNHDKVVKNVLDKLAAPIRWQRAADGQPIEMETQNTMRARELRDLYTNVNLLTVTREQRRSILVALKHTVMEYSCPLTREIVDLIDREVDLMPRVKTKTLGGLRKRISTLLLQFIKTPAFNPEVAKLLKVPQDPSKLKNKMFLCRYCNRYLHLSNFKTLAGSQCNNCEKLKNMAHTRNDFYWYKNILKRLRAEELRLNAEAKVPFLLKAEDMKYLVEAVWASRSALNGSSDPDDLVFARWDSQRDWSPWNCILLSKEESLAHMTIDDVHQVYDAAFIDIIEKKHIWAHRHFSESSVFVKYLSSQPAAALGN